From Nitrospirota bacterium, a single genomic window includes:
- the infB gene encoding translation initiation factor IF-2 produces MAKVRIYELAKKLNRNSKDILDELADMGFEGKSHSSSIDSSIADKIARTLAVLEPVEPPPPPVEEPKSMPEPAKEAAEMEEQKIEEIKAEVQTEPMAETAAEHKDVAKKEEHKKAQKLAKPHKDKMEKTIKLEPTLPSEPPPLVMDEPEVELAAAPAIPEKDEDVAVPDRFKKESEAEKIEKFKAKPGLQKAFTSIRKVEPRKWDPRSQKRGFGGSKSSYKDEKQPVLSTAPRKKNLKLREGMSVKEFAELIGIKSGDVIKKFMALGDMTTTINQPVDTDAALLIADSFGIKLELASVEDDYQVDEETQENAADLQHRAPVITIMGHVDHGKTSLLDAVRETKVTETEAGGITQHIGAYKVNLKGKDIVFLDTPGHEAFTALRARGAKVTDIVVLVVAADDGVMPQTKEAINHAKAANVPIVVAINKIDKPDANLTRVRNELSEQGIISEDWGGHNIFVEVSAKKRIGIEHLLEMILLQAEVLELKANHDRRAKGTIIEAKLDKGRGPVATLLVQAGTLKIGDALLSGSHVGKVRALLDDTGKRIQEAGPSTPVEVIGFSEVPAAGDVFTVVDDEKRARQIAMTRLQKQRSLEIAKAKKLTLDELYTQIKEGQIKELNIIIKGDVQGSVEAIKAAFENIIHPEVKVKVIHCSVGGINESDVMLATASNAIIIGFNVRPETKAAQTAEKEGVDIRLYNIIYEAIDDVKKALEGMLEPTLKEKILGRAEVRQLFPVSRLGTIAGCSVIDGYMTRVSDGIRVIRDSVVAYEGKIASLKRQKDDVKEVQTGYECGILIENFNDLKLGDIIENYIIEKIATKL; encoded by the coding sequence ATGGCAAAAGTCAGGATATACGAATTAGCAAAGAAGTTGAACAGAAACAGCAAGGACATCCTTGACGAACTTGCCGACATGGGCTTTGAAGGGAAATCCCATTCCTCAAGCATCGATTCATCGATCGCAGACAAAATAGCAAGAACTCTGGCCGTTTTGGAGCCTGTAGAGCCTCCTCCGCCTCCTGTTGAAGAACCGAAATCGATGCCTGAGCCTGCCAAAGAGGCAGCAGAAATGGAAGAACAGAAGATAGAGGAAATAAAGGCAGAAGTTCAGACGGAGCCTATGGCAGAAACAGCGGCAGAGCATAAGGATGTCGCCAAGAAAGAGGAGCATAAGAAAGCTCAAAAGCTGGCCAAACCGCATAAAGACAAGATGGAAAAAACCATAAAGCTTGAGCCGACTTTGCCAAGCGAGCCTCCTCCCCTCGTAATGGACGAGCCCGAAGTTGAGCTTGCTGCTGCGCCGGCAATACCTGAGAAGGACGAGGATGTTGCTGTTCCTGACCGGTTCAAGAAAGAGAGCGAAGCTGAAAAGATAGAAAAGTTCAAGGCGAAGCCGGGACTCCAGAAAGCCTTCACGAGTATCAGGAAGGTTGAACCGAGGAAATGGGATCCGAGGTCACAAAAAAGAGGGTTCGGCGGGTCCAAATCATCCTATAAAGATGAAAAGCAGCCTGTCCTCTCGACCGCTCCACGGAAAAAGAATCTTAAACTCCGTGAGGGCATGTCAGTCAAGGAATTTGCAGAACTTATCGGCATCAAAAGCGGCGATGTCATCAAAAAGTTCATGGCGTTAGGAGATATGACGACCACCATTAACCAGCCGGTTGATACGGATGCGGCACTGCTTATTGCCGACAGCTTTGGCATTAAACTGGAACTTGCTTCAGTGGAAGACGATTATCAGGTCGACGAAGAGACGCAGGAAAATGCGGCAGACCTTCAGCACCGCGCCCCCGTCATAACCATAATGGGACATGTTGACCACGGCAAGACCTCCCTTCTGGACGCTGTCAGGGAAACTAAAGTTACGGAAACCGAGGCAGGCGGCATAACCCAGCATATCGGTGCCTATAAGGTAAATCTTAAGGGGAAAGATATTGTATTTCTTGATACACCGGGGCATGAGGCCTTTACCGCTTTAAGAGCGAGGGGCGCCAAGGTTACGGATATTGTTGTCCTTGTTGTCGCTGCCGATGACGGCGTTATGCCGCAGACAAAAGAGGCTATCAATCACGCCAAGGCCGCAAATGTCCCTATCGTTGTAGCCATCAACAAGATTGATAAGCCGGATGCCAATTTAACCCGTGTAAGAAACGAGCTCTCTGAGCAGGGTATTATCTCGGAGGATTGGGGCGGCCATAATATCTTTGTCGAAGTTTCTGCAAAAAAGCGTATTGGCATAGAGCATCTTCTTGAAATGATCCTGCTTCAGGCTGAAGTCCTGGAACTGAAGGCAAACCACGACAGAAGAGCCAAAGGTACGATTATTGAAGCAAAGCTCGATAAGGGAAGAGGGCCCGTTGCAACCCTGCTTGTCCAGGCCGGCACACTCAAAATTGGAGATGCGCTCCTTTCTGGCTCGCATGTCGGCAAGGTCAGGGCGTTGCTCGATGATACAGGGAAAAGGATCCAGGAGGCTGGCCCGTCAACACCGGTTGAGGTGATAGGTTTTTCTGAAGTGCCTGCAGCCGGCGATGTCTTTACGGTGGTCGATGACGAAAAACGTGCCCGTCAGATCGCCATGACGAGACTTCAGAAGCAGCGTTCTTTGGAAATAGCAAAGGCAAAAAAGCTTACCCTTGATGAGCTCTATACCCAGATCAAGGAAGGCCAGATCAAGGAGTTGAACATAATCATTAAGGGTGATGTTCAGGGCTCCGTTGAAGCGATCAAGGCGGCCTTTGAGAACATAATACATCCTGAGGTCAAGGTTAAGGTCATACATTGTTCTGTCGGCGGTATTAATGAGTCAGACGTCATGCTAGCAACAGCATCAAATGCCATCATTATCGGCTTCAATGTGAGGCCCGAGACCAAGGCGGCGCAAACAGCAGAAAAAGAGGGCGTTGATATTCGGCTCTACAATATTATTTATGAGGCGATCGACGACGTCAAAAAAGCCCTAGAGGGTATGCTTGAGCCGACACTCAAGGAGAAGATCCTTGGCAGGGCGGAGGTCAGGCAGCTTTTTCCTGTTTCCAGACTCGGTACGATAGCGGGATGCTCCGTCATCGATGGCTATATGACACGGGTAAGCGACGGCATCCGTGTCATCAGGGATAGCGTTGTTGCCTACGAAGGCAAGATCGCAAGTCTGAAGAGGCAGAAGGACGATGTGAAGGAAGTTCAGACGGGATACGAATGCGGTATCCTTATAGAGAATTTCAATGATCTGAAGCTCGGTGACATCATTGAAAACTATATCATAGAAAAGATCGCTACCAAGCTTTAA